A single genomic interval of Pyruvatibacter sp. HU-CL02332 harbors:
- a CDS encoding aldehyde dehydrogenase family protein encodes MKEALQFYINGEWVDPATPKTLEVINPATEEPCGTISMGSEADVDNAVAAAKAAFPAWSNTTREERIAMFEKILEVYQTRYDEIAETISTEMGAPIWLAKAAQAAMGVAHFSSTLEILKNYQFEEVRGSTQIKKEAVGVCGFITPWNWPVNQIVCKVAPALAAGCTMVLKPSEVAPLNAIILAEIFHEAGLPKGVFNLVNGDGPSVGAPLSSHKDVDMVSFTGSTRAGIMVAKAAADTVKRVAQELGGKSPNIVLEDADISAAVAGGVQGVMMNSGQSCNAPTRMFVPASKNDEVKAVAKAAAEGVKAGDPHAEGTTIGPVVSEVQFNKIQDLIQKGIDEGATLVAGGTGRPEGLNKGFYVRPTVFADVTPDMTISREEIFGPVLSILTYETEEQAIEMANDTEYGLSSYVQSGDINHAREVAGKIRAGNVHLNGAGPDVNAPFGGYKQSGNGREWGEFGFEEFLEVKAVLGYEAA; translated from the coding sequence GTGAAGGAAGCCCTCCAGTTCTACATCAATGGTGAGTGGGTCGACCCCGCCACCCCCAAGACCCTTGAGGTCATCAACCCGGCCACGGAAGAGCCTTGCGGCACCATTTCCATGGGCTCGGAAGCAGACGTCGACAACGCTGTCGCTGCTGCCAAGGCTGCGTTCCCCGCATGGTCGAACACGACCCGCGAAGAGCGCATCGCGATGTTTGAAAAGATCCTCGAGGTCTATCAGACCCGCTATGACGAGATCGCTGAAACCATCTCCACTGAGATGGGCGCGCCGATCTGGCTGGCCAAGGCTGCTCAGGCTGCCATGGGCGTTGCGCATTTCAGCAGCACGCTTGAAATCCTGAAGAACTACCAGTTCGAAGAAGTCCGCGGTTCCACGCAGATCAAGAAGGAAGCTGTGGGCGTCTGCGGTTTCATCACGCCATGGAACTGGCCGGTCAATCAGATCGTCTGCAAGGTTGCACCGGCACTTGCTGCTGGCTGCACCATGGTGCTCAAGCCATCTGAAGTAGCACCGCTCAACGCCATCATCCTGGCGGAAATCTTCCACGAAGCAGGCCTGCCAAAAGGCGTCTTCAACCTGGTGAATGGCGACGGTCCGTCAGTTGGCGCACCGCTCTCCAGCCACAAGGACGTGGACATGGTGTCGTTCACGGGCTCAACCCGCGCCGGCATCATGGTTGCCAAGGCAGCTGCCGACACGGTCAAGCGCGTCGCACAGGAACTGGGCGGCAAGTCACCGAACATCGTTCTGGAAGATGCAGACATCTCAGCTGCTGTCGCCGGTGGCGTTCAGGGCGTGATGATGAACTCGGGCCAGTCGTGCAACGCACCAACCCGCATGTTCGTACCAGCCTCCAAGAACGACGAAGTCAAAGCCGTTGCCAAGGCAGCTGCTGAAGGCGTCAAGGCCGGTGATCCGCATGCGGAAGGAACGACCATCGGTCCTGTTGTGTCTGAAGTTCAGTTCAACAAGATCCAGGACCTGATCCAGAAGGGCATCGACGAAGGCGCAACACTCGTCGCCGGTGGCACGGGTCGTCCTGAAGGTCTCAACAAGGGCTTCTATGTCCGCCCGACCGTCTTTGCAGACGTGACGCCGGACATGACGATTTCCCGTGAGGAAATCTTCGGCCCGGTTCTTTCCATCCTCACCTATGAGACGGAAGAACAGGCCATCGAGATGGCGAATGACACGGAGTACGGCCTCTCGTCCTACGTCCAGTCAGGCGACATCAACCACGCCCGCGAAGTCGCCGGCAAGATCCGCGCCGGCAACGTGCACCTCAACGGCGCCGGCCCGGACGTCAACGCACCGTTCGGCGGCTACAAGCAGTCCGGCAACGGCCGCGAATGGGGCGAGTTCGGCTTCGAAGAATTCCTCGAAGTCAAAGCCGTCCTCGGCTACGAAGCCGCGTAA
- a CDS encoding ATP-binding protein, with protein MLTDLNFDEIDIGVIDRLVENGVPEGPTLEFKRDQYTWDQDGRKEFLKDVVSLANTFGGHLIIGVREEDGVASEVTPLTIQDVDSELLRMESLISDGVEPRISGIRQQYVRANEAKEGGIFLIRVPRSWTPPHRVKIAKTSRFYARNSAGVYEPSVEQLRTLFTYTASSLDRVVAFRAERLALLDANDGHIPLAKGKGRFVLHLAPLGGLAGQVQQVDLDQVYSTSPELWPIAADGLTPKINFQGYASVRGGPECHGYTQVFRNGSIEATKVNVWHEHEGNRLLSAAAFDEWLMEPTGKYLDVLKKIGVPTPICLMVTLQGVHGAALAISQDQRWSIGYQPVTQTSLEFEPIIIEQYADRETYKTALRPVCDALWNTAGYSKSQYFDDRDRWIGPPR; from the coding sequence ATGCTTACCGACTTGAATTTTGATGAGATAGACATCGGAGTTATCGACCGCTTGGTTGAAAACGGTGTGCCGGAGGGGCCGACCCTAGAATTCAAGCGAGATCAATACACTTGGGATCAAGACGGTCGGAAGGAGTTCTTGAAGGATGTGGTCTCTCTGGCAAATACCTTCGGCGGGCATCTGATTATAGGCGTTAGAGAAGAAGACGGTGTAGCGTCGGAAGTCACTCCTTTGACAATTCAAGACGTCGATTCCGAACTCTTACGGATGGAGTCTCTTATCTCCGATGGAGTTGAACCGAGGATCTCGGGAATCCGGCAGCAGTACGTGCGTGCCAATGAAGCCAAAGAAGGCGGCATTTTTCTTATACGGGTGCCACGAAGTTGGACACCGCCGCACAGAGTGAAGATAGCAAAGACCAGCCGCTTCTATGCGAGGAACTCCGCCGGTGTTTACGAACCCAGCGTCGAACAATTGCGCACACTCTTTACATATACTGCCAGTTCTCTTGACCGAGTGGTGGCCTTCAGAGCCGAGAGGCTCGCGTTGCTCGACGCTAACGATGGCCACATTCCCCTAGCGAAGGGCAAAGGTCGCTTTGTTCTTCACCTCGCACCGTTGGGTGGCCTGGCGGGACAGGTTCAGCAAGTTGACTTAGATCAGGTTTATTCCACGAGCCCGGAGTTGTGGCCTATCGCCGCTGACGGCCTAACTCCCAAAATCAATTTCCAAGGATATGCGAGTGTCCGTGGGGGACCCGAGTGTCATGGCTACACACAAGTATTTCGCAACGGTTCCATCGAAGCTACGAAGGTCAATGTGTGGCATGAACACGAAGGGAACCGCCTACTGTCCGCAGCAGCGTTTGACGAATGGCTAATGGAACCGACCGGAAAATACCTTGATGTGCTAAAGAAGATTGGTGTGCCCACGCCCATCTGCCTGATGGTTACGTTGCAGGGAGTACACGGCGCGGCGCTAGCCATATCCCAAGACCAGCGATGGAGTATCGGCTACCAACCTGTAACTCAAACCTCTTTGGAATTTGAACCGATAATCATTGAGCAATACGCGGATAGAGAAACTTATAAAACGGCGTTGCGCCCGGTTTGTGACGCGCTTTGGAACACCGCAGGCTACTCAAAGTCCCAGTACTTCGATGACCGAGATCGTTGGATAGGCCCTCCACGGTGA
- the murA gene encoding UDP-N-acetylglucosamine 1-carboxyvinyltransferase yields the protein MDRIRLTGGYELNGIIPISGAKNAALPLMIASLLTDEPLVLTNLPRLTDIATLARLLAELGVEIDVMNSSGEWETLTTRTEGRLSLGADQAKRLAGFGPDTKYRPGGRTLRLTAKTIESTHADYELVSRMRASFWVLGPLLGRCGEADVSLPGGCAIGTRPVDLHLQGLEKLGADIELDKGYVIASTKGGLKGAEIRFSMPSVGATHNVLMAAVLAKGETVIENAAREPEITNLAECLVAMGAKIDGIGTSTLRITGVDKLHGAEVAVICDRIEAGTYAMAAGMTGGDVTLTGADPSLFEAALQALSAAGVTVDHTDKGIRITRSGTPLTPVDIVTQPYPAFPTDLQAQFMALMTMADGNAQMTETIFENRFMHVQELARLGALVSLHGDRAIVSGVKSLRGAPVMATDLRASVSLVIAGLAAEGETIISRVYHLDRGFERLEDKLSACGADISRLPG from the coding sequence ATGGACAGGATCAGGCTTACCGGCGGCTATGAGCTGAATGGGATCATCCCCATTTCCGGCGCAAAGAATGCTGCCCTGCCGCTGATGATCGCCAGCCTGCTCACTGATGAGCCGCTTGTGCTCACCAACCTGCCGCGCCTGACTGACATCGCCACCCTGGCGCGCCTGTTGGCGGAGCTGGGCGTCGAAATTGACGTGATGAATTCAAGCGGCGAGTGGGAAACACTGACAACGCGCACCGAAGGCCGCCTGTCTTTGGGTGCTGATCAGGCCAAGCGCCTGGCGGGCTTTGGTCCCGACACTAAATACCGCCCCGGCGGCCGCACGCTTCGATTGACCGCAAAGACAATTGAAAGCACCCACGCCGACTACGAACTGGTGTCGCGCATGCGCGCCAGCTTCTGGGTCCTGGGTCCGTTGCTGGGCCGTTGCGGCGAGGCTGATGTCTCGCTCCCCGGCGGCTGTGCCATCGGCACCCGCCCCGTGGACCTGCACCTTCAGGGTCTGGAAAAACTCGGCGCCGACATCGAGCTCGACAAGGGCTATGTGATCGCCAGCACCAAGGGCGGGCTCAAGGGCGCAGAAATCCGTTTCTCCATGCCGTCCGTTGGCGCGACCCACAATGTGCTCATGGCTGCCGTCCTCGCCAAGGGCGAAACGGTGATCGAAAACGCCGCCCGCGAACCGGAAATCACCAACCTCGCCGAGTGCCTCGTCGCCATGGGTGCCAAGATTGACGGCATCGGCACCTCCACCCTGCGCATCACCGGCGTGGACAAGCTGCACGGCGCCGAAGTGGCTGTGATCTGTGACCGCATCGAAGCGGGCACCTACGCCATGGCCGCAGGCATGACCGGCGGCGACGTCACGCTCACCGGCGCCGACCCCAGCCTGTTTGAAGCAGCCCTTCAGGCCCTGTCAGCCGCTGGCGTCACCGTGGACCACACGGACAAGGGCATCCGCATCACCCGCTCAGGCACACCGCTGACGCCTGTGGACATCGTCACCCAGCCATACCCGGCCTTCCCGACGGACCTGCAGGCCCAGTTCATGGCGCTGATGACCATGGCCGACGGCAATGCCCAGATGACCGAAACGATTTTTGAAAACCGCTTCATGCATGTTCAGGAGCTCGCCCGCCTTGGTGCGCTCGTGTCCCTGCATGGCGACCGGGCGATTGTCTCCGGCGTCAAATCCCTGCGCGGTGCGCCCGTCATGGCAACGGACCTGCGGGCGTCGGTCTCGCTGGTCATTGCGGGCTTGGCAGCGGAGGGGGAAACAATTATCTCTCGCGTCTACCATCTGGACCGTGGCTTTGAGCGTCTCGAAGACAAGCTCTCCGCCTGTGGTGCTGATATCTCACGCCTTCCTGGATAG
- a CDS encoding DUF2948 family protein, whose amino-acid sequence MKPLLLRIEDEQDLAVLSAHLQDAVTAVGDFAYEKKRRRFAAVFNRFRWEAEGTAKLGPKRHSRIRTGVHFDDVLAVRSQNIRLEAKDAVVELLAIRFEATGGDEDPSGTITFDFAGGGTIALDVECLEGHLTDIGQPWETTSKPEHDLDA is encoded by the coding sequence ATGAAACCGCTTCTGCTGCGCATCGAAGACGAGCAAGACCTCGCCGTGCTGTCCGCCCATCTCCAGGATGCCGTGACGGCGGTGGGTGATTTTGCCTATGAAAAGAAGCGTCGGCGGTTTGCAGCGGTCTTCAACCGGTTCCGCTGGGAAGCAGAAGGCACCGCAAAGCTTGGTCCCAAACGCCATTCGCGCATCCGCACCGGCGTGCATTTTGACGACGTTCTGGCCGTCCGCTCCCAGAATATCCGGCTGGAAGCCAAGGACGCGGTGGTTGAGCTTCTCGCCATCCGCTTTGAGGCCACCGGTGGCGATGAGGACCCTTCGGGCACGATCACATTTGATTTTGCCGGCGGCGGGACGATTGCACTGGACGTGGAGTGCCTTGAGGGCCATTTGACCGATATCGGGCAGCCGTGGGAAACCACATCCAAGCCCGAACACGATCTAGACGCCTGA
- the hisD gene encoding histidinol dehydrogenase, with protein MTGRSQPRRLDARSADFEAQFAELLTAKRETAVDVNTDVAAIIADVRARGDQAVIDLTNKFDRLSLAGADDLRIPQDRLDAAAANVPAETLDALKLAADRIEAFHAKQLPKSMRFTDEAGVELGHRWSAVDAAGLYVPGGTAAYPSSVLMNAIPARVAGVDRVVMVVPTPDGVESPLVLAAAKLAGVTEVYRIGGAQAVAALAYGTDTIAPVDKIVGPGNAYVAAAKRQVFGTVGIDMIAGPSEILVVADGENDPAWLAADLLSQAEHDPSSQSILITDNAQCADDVAAAVASQLKQLSRENTASASWHDYGAIITVPSLDEAVPLVNRLAPEHLELAVADPDPLADKVRHAGAIFLGRYTPEAVGDYVAGTNHVLPTARSARFSSGLSVLDFMKRTSLVKCDADSLGRIGPAAVALADAEGLEAHGRSVSIRLNR; from the coding sequence ATGACCGGACGATCTCAGCCCCGACGCCTTGATGCGCGTAGCGCCGATTTTGAAGCGCAGTTTGCAGAGCTTCTCACCGCCAAGCGGGAGACGGCTGTGGACGTCAACACTGACGTCGCCGCCATCATTGCAGACGTGCGCGCGCGCGGTGACCAGGCCGTCATTGATCTGACCAACAAGTTTGACCGGCTCAGCCTTGCCGGTGCCGATGATTTGCGCATCCCGCAGGATCGTCTGGACGCTGCCGCCGCCAATGTGCCCGCTGAAACGCTGGACGCGCTCAAGCTGGCAGCAGACCGCATCGAGGCGTTTCACGCCAAGCAACTCCCAAAATCCATGCGCTTCACCGATGAAGCAGGCGTCGAGCTGGGTCACCGCTGGTCTGCGGTGGATGCTGCAGGTCTCTATGTGCCCGGCGGCACCGCGGCCTATCCCTCATCCGTCCTGATGAATGCCATTCCTGCCCGTGTGGCTGGGGTGGATCGCGTCGTCATGGTCGTGCCGACGCCCGATGGTGTGGAAAGCCCGCTTGTGCTTGCCGCAGCAAAGCTTGCCGGCGTCACCGAAGTCTATCGCATTGGCGGTGCGCAGGCGGTGGCAGCGCTGGCCTATGGCACGGATACGATTGCGCCGGTCGACAAGATCGTTGGCCCCGGCAACGCCTATGTGGCCGCCGCCAAGCGTCAGGTCTTCGGCACCGTCGGCATCGACATGATCGCCGGCCCGTCAGAAATCCTCGTTGTCGCCGACGGGGAGAACGATCCCGCATGGCTGGCCGCAGATCTGCTCAGCCAGGCGGAACACGATCCGTCGTCTCAATCCATTCTGATTACCGATAATGCTCAGTGTGCAGATGATGTGGCAGCAGCCGTGGCCAGTCAGCTCAAGCAGCTCTCGCGTGAGAACACAGCCTCCGCCAGCTGGCATGATTATGGCGCAATCATCACCGTGCCCTCTCTGGACGAGGCTGTTCCGCTGGTGAACCGTTTGGCCCCGGAGCATCTGGAGCTGGCGGTGGCTGATCCTGACCCGCTGGCCGACAAGGTCCGCCACGCGGGCGCGATCTTCCTTGGCCGGTACACGCCCGAAGCTGTGGGCGACTATGTGGCTGGCACCAACCACGTGCTGCCGACGGCCCGTTCTGCTCGATTCTCATCTGGCCTGTCCGTGCTCGACTTCATGAAACGCACCTCGCTGGTGAAATGTGACGCAGACAGTCTGGGCCGTATTGGCCCGGCAGCCGTCGCATTGGCCGATGCAGAAGGTCTTGAGGCGCACGGTCGTTCGGTGTCGATCCGTCTCAATCGGTAG
- a CDS encoding UPF0262 family protein, whose amino-acid sequence MTDEPTSEQTPDPTKRIASIVLDEASVVRRTPEIEHERKVAIFDLLEENTFAPVGSEGGPYSLHLAIEENRLVFDIRNEAEDPHGKVILSLSPFRKIIKDYFLICESYYEAIRSASPSKIESIDMGRRGLHNEGAELLTARLDGKITIDHDTSRRLFTLICVLHMKG is encoded by the coding sequence ATGACTGACGAACCCACATCCGAGCAGACGCCCGATCCGACCAAGCGGATCGCATCTATTGTGCTCGACGAGGCCAGCGTCGTGCGGCGGACGCCGGAGATCGAGCATGAGCGCAAGGTCGCAATCTTTGATCTGCTGGAAGAAAACACCTTTGCGCCTGTCGGCAGCGAAGGCGGGCCGTACAGCCTGCATCTTGCCATTGAGGAAAACCGGCTGGTGTTCGATATCCGCAACGAGGCGGAAGATCCTCACGGCAAGGTGATTCTCTCCCTTTCGCCGTTCCGGAAGATCATCAAGGACTACTTCCTGATCTGCGAAAGCTACTACGAGGCCATCCGGTCTGCGTCACCGTCCAAGATCGAATCCATCGATATGGGGCGCCGGGGCCTGCACAATGAAGGGGCGGAGCTTCTGACGGCCCGGCTCGACGGCAAGATCACCATCGACCACGACACCTCACGCCGGCTCTTCACGCTCATCTGTGTTCTGCACATGAAGGGTTAG
- a CDS encoding arsenate reductase ArsC, which produces MRGPNGEDLPDAILFACSQNAVRSPMAEGIMQLLYGRHVYVDSVGVRAGQVDPFVIAVMDELGIDLTKHKPRSFDELEDTSFDLIVSLTPQAQHSAVDLTRTMAADVEYWPTHDPTLAEGSREQRLNAYREVRDALMARIKERFGWRPTPSG; this is translated from the coding sequence ATGCGTGGGCCCAATGGCGAAGACCTGCCAGACGCAATCCTGTTTGCCTGCAGCCAGAATGCCGTCCGCTCACCCATGGCGGAAGGCATCATGCAGCTGCTCTATGGCCGCCATGTCTATGTGGATTCCGTCGGCGTGCGGGCAGGGCAGGTGGACCCGTTCGTCATCGCTGTGATGGATGAACTGGGTATCGACCTCACCAAGCACAAACCGCGCAGTTTTGACGAGCTCGAAGACACAAGCTTCGACCTCATCGTGTCCCTGACACCCCAAGCGCAGCACAGTGCCGTTGATCTGACACGCACCATGGCCGCTGACGTTGAATACTGGCCGACCCACGACCCCACATTGGCAGAAGGCTCCCGTGAGCAACGCCTCAATGCCTACCGCGAAGTCCGTGACGCCCTGATGGCCCGCATCAAAGAGCGGTTCGGTTGGCGCCCGACACCGAGCGGTTAA
- a CDS encoding GFA family protein, which produces MQGSCCCGAVKFELTSPPSMMGTCHCSRCRKVGAGALVFVKKDDIKWISGRDDIQTYAPSPPYKYARCFCKVCGTSLGEILSDEDSFPINAHVLDEDPGVRNHFHEFVAEKPAWYDICDDAKQFEGHPVQS; this is translated from the coding sequence ATGCAGGGAAGTTGCTGCTGCGGCGCTGTGAAATTCGAGCTGACCTCACCGCCATCCATGATGGGGACCTGTCATTGCTCGCGGTGCCGCAAGGTAGGCGCGGGGGCGCTGGTGTTCGTCAAGAAAGACGACATCAAGTGGATATCCGGACGTGATGACATTCAGACCTATGCGCCATCACCGCCCTACAAATATGCGCGGTGCTTCTGCAAGGTCTGCGGCACGTCACTGGGCGAAATCCTGTCCGACGAGGACAGCTTCCCAATTAACGCCCATGTGCTCGATGAAGATCCCGGTGTGCGGAATCACTTTCATGAGTTCGTGGCGGAGAAGCCTGCCTGGTACGACATCTGTGATGACGCCAAGCAGTTTGAAGGGCATCCGGTTCAGTCCTAG
- the infA gene encoding translation initiation factor IF-1, translating to MAKEELLEFPGTVVELLPNATFRVELENEHQIIAHTAGKMRKNRIRVLAGDKVLVEMTPYDLTKGRITYRYK from the coding sequence ATGGCAAAAGAAGAACTGCTCGAGTTTCCAGGAACAGTCGTTGAACTGCTCCCCAATGCCACCTTCCGGGTGGAGCTTGAGAACGAACATCAGATCATCGCCCACACCGCAGGCAAAATGCGCAAGAACCGCATTCGCGTGCTGGCCGGCGACAAGGTGCTGGTTGAGATGACGCCGTACGATCTCACCAAGGGCCGCATCACCTATCGCTACAAGTAA
- a CDS encoding Maf family nucleotide pyrophosphatase, producing the protein MRASPLRAPPKAAKLVLASASPRRLDLLAQAGIVPDSVDPADIDETPAKTELPRPHALRLARDKANAVAARHPDAFVLAADTVVGVGRRILPKTEDEASARQCLALLSGRAHRVFTGVCLLAPGGKVSAQVVEARVHMKRLSDAEVTAYLASGEWQGKAGGYAIQGRASAFIPSITGSYTAIVGLPLAETVNMLTGAGYVASSGD; encoded by the coding sequence ATGCGTGCCTCCCCCCTGCGCGCGCCCCCAAAGGCAGCGAAGCTGGTTCTGGCAAGTGCATCGCCACGCCGCCTGGACTTGCTCGCGCAAGCCGGCATCGTCCCGGACAGTGTAGACCCCGCAGATATCGACGAGACCCCGGCCAAGACTGAATTGCCGCGGCCCCATGCCTTGCGGCTGGCCCGCGACAAGGCAAACGCCGTTGCAGCCCGTCACCCTGACGCTTTCGTCCTCGCAGCCGACACCGTGGTTGGCGTTGGACGTCGCATCCTTCCCAAGACCGAAGACGAAGCATCGGCCCGCCAGTGCCTCGCGCTTTTGTCTGGCCGTGCCCACCGGGTGTTCACCGGCGTGTGTCTTCTGGCCCCCGGCGGCAAGGTGTCCGCGCAGGTGGTCGAGGCACGGGTCCATATGAAGCGTCTGAGTGACGCTGAAGTGACGGCCTATCTGGCGTCCGGGGAATGGCAGGGCAAGGCGGGGGGCTACGCCATCCAGGGCCGTGCATCGGCGTTCATCCCGTCAATCACGGGCTCTTACACAGCCATTGTTGGTCTGCCTCTGGCGGAAACCGTCAATATGCTGACCGGGGCCGGTTACGTCGCGTCTTCCGGCGACTAA
- a CDS encoding Rne/Rng family ribonuclease encodes MSDEILINVGIGETRVALVDDGMLRDLVIERSVDDSAHGPCSGGTTGASLVGNLMIGRVERVLPGMQAAFVDIGLPRSGFLGVREAQCLCELMGLRDAGKMPRINDCVREGEKVLVQVLKDPIGDKGPRLSANVTIPGRLLVLVPHQPGVALSRRIEDEGDRARLTELVERVGADVAASETGEDLAKAGWIVRTAALQADEAAVERDARHVLETWREVKERAKGMNGPATVFKELGPVQRVLRDHLNEDTKSVLIDDADAYVKARAYCDAVMPGYADRLKHHTSRKPLFAEHGVDAEIETALSSRVDLPSGGWITVERTEALTAVDVNSGSFTASTNLEQTSHRINMEAADAIASQVRLRGVGGLVIIDFIHLAEDAHKEEVVARLEAGFEGDRTPTQILPMTEFSTVEMTRKRVREPLDRLLLDPIRRDANKTRATVAYEALRAAEAAAVENPGQPLSLHTAPDIVTWLEDSGLMPQLRARLGVDVTLTAVEGARRHHIDVAVMA; translated from the coding sequence ATGAGCGATGAAATTCTCATCAATGTCGGCATCGGCGAAACGCGCGTCGCGCTCGTTGACGACGGCATGCTGCGCGATCTGGTGATCGAACGTAGCGTCGATGACAGCGCCCATGGTCCGTGCTCCGGCGGCACGACGGGTGCCAGCCTGGTCGGCAACCTCATGATCGGCCGGGTCGAGCGCGTGCTCCCGGGCATGCAGGCTGCCTTTGTTGATATTGGTCTGCCGCGCTCCGGCTTCCTCGGCGTGCGGGAAGCACAATGCCTGTGCGAACTCATGGGACTGCGCGATGCAGGCAAGATGCCCCGCATCAATGACTGCGTCCGCGAAGGCGAAAAGGTTCTGGTGCAGGTTCTGAAGGACCCGATCGGCGACAAGGGACCGCGCCTGTCCGCCAATGTCACCATCCCCGGACGCCTCTTGGTCCTTGTGCCCCATCAGCCCGGCGTTGCCCTGTCACGCCGCATTGAAGATGAAGGTGACCGCGCCCGCCTGACCGAGCTGGTCGAGCGTGTCGGCGCCGATGTTGCTGCCAGCGAAACCGGCGAGGATCTCGCCAAGGCCGGTTGGATCGTCCGCACCGCAGCGCTGCAGGCAGACGAAGCCGCCGTCGAGCGCGATGCCCGCCATGTGCTGGAAACCTGGCGCGAAGTCAAAGAGCGCGCCAAGGGCATGAATGGCCCCGCCACCGTGTTCAAGGAACTCGGTCCCGTGCAGCGCGTCCTGCGTGACCATCTGAATGAAGACACAAAGTCGGTGTTGATCGATGACGCCGATGCCTACGTCAAAGCGCGCGCCTATTGCGACGCGGTGATGCCCGGCTATGCAGATCGTCTCAAGCACCACACCAGCCGCAAGCCGCTGTTTGCCGAGCACGGCGTGGACGCCGAAATCGAGACCGCCCTTTCGTCTCGTGTGGATCTGCCGTCCGGCGGCTGGATCACGGTGGAACGCACCGAAGCGCTGACGGCGGTGGACGTGAACTCTGGCAGCTTCACAGCATCAACCAATCTTGAGCAGACCAGTCACCGCATCAACATGGAAGCCGCGGACGCCATTGCCAGTCAGGTGCGCCTGCGCGGTGTCGGCGGGCTGGTCATCATCGACTTCATCCATCTGGCCGAAGACGCCCACAAGGAAGAGGTTGTGGCGCGCCTTGAAGCAGGCTTCGAGGGTGACCGCACGCCAACCCAGATTCTTCCGATGACGGAGTTTTCCACCGTCGAGATGACCCGCAAGCGCGTCCGCGAACCGCTGGACCGTCTGCTGTTGGACCCTATCCGGCGCGACGCCAACAAGACCCGGGCCACAGTCGCCTATGAAGCGCTACGGGCCGCGGAAGCCGCCGCCGTTGAAAACCCCGGCCAGCCCCTGTCACTTCATACAGCACCGGACATTGTCACCTGGCTTGAAGATTCAGGCCTGATGCCGCAACTGCGCGCCCGTCTGGGTGTGGATGTTACGCTTACGGCTGTGGAAGGCGCCCGCCGCCACCACATCGACGTGGCGGTCATGGCGTAG
- the yacG gene encoding DNA gyrase inhibitor YacG, which produces MSNPVSKAKCTNCGKPIVTEYRPFCSKRCADVDLNRWLGGHYAIPAVEPPDEWDMAAAQSETETKH; this is translated from the coding sequence ATGTCCAACCCTGTGTCCAAGGCCAAATGCACAAATTGCGGCAAGCCGATAGTGACGGAATACCGCCCCTTCTGCTCCAAGCGCTGCGCTGACGTGGACCTCAACCGCTGGCTGGGGGGCCACTACGCCATTCCCGCCGTGGAACCGCCCGATGAGTGGGATATGGCCGCCGCCCAGAGCGAAACCGAGACCAAGCACTAG
- a CDS encoding lysozyme inhibitor LprI family protein: protein MRHVISTLCGALFATAFATLGFAQGLEEKCLQNFSDICGDTQANECLVGEAQWQKVLPECQGDIQTLFEMANEADAQMDADDRFAGEDPIAPMHGNSDEDNEMLDAEAGIAIGACLDAAESEGRDATTCINTYTDECMARPENGTTAAMRQCIDREFAAWDVLLNEDYRAVMESLDTDQQKTQLRDAQRLWNKFVQSYCPLSHVFKGGTVSLISGDFCMMERTARQALSLRQLGASGEGN from the coding sequence ATGCGACATGTTATCTCCACGCTATGCGGTGCGTTGTTCGCAACAGCCTTCGCCACACTAGGCTTCGCCCAAGGGCTTGAAGAGAAATGCCTGCAGAACTTTTCGGACATATGCGGTGATACACAGGCCAATGAGTGTCTGGTTGGCGAAGCGCAATGGCAAAAGGTGCTGCCTGAATGCCAGGGGGACATCCAGACGCTGTTTGAAATGGCCAATGAAGCCGACGCACAGATGGATGCAGATGATAGGTTTGCAGGCGAAGACCCCATAGCTCCCATGCACGGCAACAGCGATGAAGACAACGAAATGCTTGATGCGGAAGCTGGCATCGCGATCGGGGCCTGCCTAGATGCGGCAGAAAGCGAAGGGCGTGACGCAACGACATGCATCAATACGTATACAGATGAGTGCATGGCCCGCCCGGAGAATGGTACAACGGCTGCCATGCGTCAGTGCATCGACCGTGAGTTTGCAGCTTGGGACGTCCTCCTCAACGAGGACTATCGCGCAGTCATGGAATCGCTGGACACGGACCAGCAGAAAACGCAATTACGCGACGCGCAGCGCCTGTGGAACAAATTTGTCCAGAGCTACTGTCCCTTGAGCCATGTTTTCAAAGGCGGAACAGTATCCCTCATTTCCGGGGATTTCTGCATGATGGAAAGAACAGCCCGTCAGGCCTTGAGCCTGCGCCAGTTGGGCGCAAGCGGCGAAGGCAACTAG